A stretch of the Actinomycetota bacterium genome encodes the following:
- a CDS encoding peptidoglycan DD-metalloendopeptidase family protein — translation MKRAFTRASLALLFIIGLAAALPASADTEGELGAAETQLNAAEADLQRVAAAWSQAQSDLAETQDQIDLTRERVDDTRAQLLAIQVRLEGRAIEAFMTGGSAADLGVLLASDDFGDFSDRLEFVGSVVDKDLDLATAAEVQRVELERAEAELQSLEEQLSDEQAELARQRDSLASEVDRLEALKQQLEDKLAAEREAAREAAAEAAAAEAASTDTSGGGGGGGGPVGSGAIQVCPVQGGASFTDTFGDPRSGGRTHAGQDLLAPAGTPVVAVHSGSASQSTNSLGGLTVGLNHDGGGWTYYAHLSRYAAGGHVSAGTVIGYVGSTGNAGSINHLHFEYHPGGAGAAPVNPYSMLTAVC, via the coding sequence GTGAAGCGGGCCTTCACCCGAGCTTCGCTCGCACTCTTGTTCATCATCGGCCTCGCCGCCGCGTTGCCCGCGTCGGCCGACACCGAGGGTGAGCTCGGCGCTGCCGAGACGCAGCTGAACGCCGCCGAGGCAGACCTGCAGCGCGTCGCCGCGGCATGGAGTCAGGCGCAGTCCGACCTCGCGGAGACCCAGGACCAGATCGATCTCACCCGGGAGCGCGTGGATGACACACGCGCGCAGCTCCTCGCGATCCAGGTGCGGCTCGAGGGCCGAGCGATCGAGGCGTTCATGACCGGCGGCTCGGCCGCGGACCTCGGCGTGCTCCTCGCGTCCGACGACTTCGGTGACTTCTCCGACCGGCTCGAGTTCGTCGGCAGCGTCGTGGACAAGGACCTCGATCTCGCGACGGCCGCCGAGGTGCAGCGCGTCGAGCTCGAGCGGGCAGAGGCCGAGCTCCAGTCGCTCGAGGAACAGCTCTCAGACGAGCAGGCCGAGCTCGCGCGCCAGCGCGACTCCCTCGCTTCGGAGGTCGACCGGCTCGAGGCGCTGAAGCAGCAGCTCGAGGACAAGCTCGCCGCAGAACGCGAGGCGGCGCGCGAGGCCGCCGCGGAAGCAGCCGCGGCCGAGGCTGCCTCTACCGATACCAGCGGTGGCGGTGGCGGTGGTGGTGGGCCGGTCGGCTCGGGTGCGATCCAGGTCTGCCCCGTCCAGGGCGGCGCCTCGTTCACCGACACGTTCGGCGACCCCCGCTCGGGCGGACGCACTCACGCGGGCCAGGACCTCCTCGCGCCGGCCGGGACCCCGGTCGTCGCGGTCCACAGCGGGAGTGCCTCGCAGAGCACCAACTCGCTCGGAGGTCTGACGGTCGGCCTGAACCACGACGGGGGCGGCTGGACCTACTACGCCCACCTGTCGCGCTACGCGGCCGGGGGGCACGTCTCCGCGGGAACCGTGATCGGCTACGTCGGAAGCACCGGCAACGCCGGCAGCATCAACCACCTCCACTTCGAGTACCACCCCGGCGGGGCCGGCGCCGCCCCGGTCAACCCGTACTCGATGCTGACCGCCGTCTGCTGA
- the mshA gene encoding D-inositol-3-phosphate glycosyltransferase encodes MTMTGAIAERSRVAVLSVHTSPVDQPGTGDSGGMNVYIREVAERLAARGVGVDVFTRSRSGEELHSEEIAPGARVVRIDAGPPTPIPKHDLPRFLPRFLGGVLDRARTEGRRYDLVHSHYWLSGWVGRSLAQIWGTPLVSSFHTLGKVKNYSLANGEPPEPASRLSGETSVIASSDRILAPTPAEAAHLVGLYGADGAGIRVVPPGVDHALFSPRDAEAAKQRLHLTRLRLVLFVGRLQTHKGPDIAIRTLAEAVAREPERTRDVVLAVVGGPSGGLEHGADVARLLDLATALGVGERVMFFPPQEQARLADFYAAADALLVPSRSESFGLVALEAQACGTPVIAAAVGGLRYIVHDGVTGRLVPGHDPADHADRLLLLLADEPARRVMGDRALRASQRFSWDATARAVLDVYGELVPRPVAASP; translated from the coding sequence ATGACGATGACGGGGGCGATCGCGGAACGGTCGCGGGTCGCGGTGCTGAGCGTGCACACGTCGCCGGTGGACCAGCCGGGCACTGGGGACTCCGGCGGCATGAACGTCTACATCCGGGAGGTCGCCGAGCGGCTGGCCGCCCGCGGCGTCGGGGTCGATGTCTTCACACGGTCCCGTTCCGGCGAGGAGCTGCACTCCGAGGAGATCGCACCGGGCGCACGCGTCGTGCGGATCGATGCCGGACCGCCGACCCCGATCCCCAAACACGACCTGCCGCGGTTCCTGCCTCGGTTCCTCGGTGGGGTGCTCGACCGAGCTCGGACCGAGGGACGACGGTACGACCTGGTGCACAGCCATTATTGGTTGTCCGGGTGGGTGGGTCGCAGCCTCGCGCAGATATGGGGGACGCCGCTCGTGTCGTCGTTCCACACGCTCGGCAAGGTCAAGAACTACTCGCTCGCGAACGGGGAACCGCCCGAACCGGCCTCGCGACTGTCGGGGGAGACGAGCGTGATCGCGTCCTCCGATCGGATCCTGGCGCCGACCCCCGCCGAGGCGGCGCATCTCGTCGGGCTGTACGGCGCCGACGGGGCCGGCATCCGGGTCGTCCCTCCCGGCGTCGACCACGCGCTGTTCTCGCCGCGTGACGCGGAGGCGGCGAAGCAACGGTTGCACCTGACCCGCCTCCGGCTGGTGCTGTTCGTCGGCCGGCTCCAGACGCACAAGGGTCCCGACATCGCCATCCGTACCCTCGCCGAGGCCGTCGCGCGTGAGCCCGAGCGGACTCGCGACGTCGTCCTCGCCGTCGTCGGGGGGCCGAGCGGCGGTCTCGAGCACGGCGCGGATGTCGCCCGGTTGCTCGACCTGGCGACCGCCCTCGGCGTGGGGGAGCGCGTGATGTTCTTCCCGCCGCAGGAGCAGGCGCGGCTCGCCGACTTCTATGCTGCTGCGGACGCCCTGCTGGTCCCCTCCAGATCCGAGTCGTTCGGGCTCGTCGCGCTCGAGGCCCAGGCGTGCGGCACTCCCGTGATCGCCGCCGCCGTCGGAGGCCTCCGGTACATCGTGCACGACGGTGTCACAGGGCGCCTGGTCCCGGGCCACGACCCCGCGGATCACGCGGACCGGTTGCTGTTGCTGCTCGCCGACGAGCCCGCCCGGCGCGTGATGGGCGATCGCGCCCTCCGAGCGTCGCAGCGTTTCTCGTGGGACGCGACGGCCCGCGCGGTGCTCGATGTCTACGGCGAGCTCGTCCCGCGCCCGGTGGCCGCGTCTCCCTGA
- a CDS encoding diguanylate cyclase, translating to MSVPAAPEGDRVIMAVASAARVLAHTPSWAEALPDVLEELAHATGARHACACENVEDDDGRVWMLRRAVWSEPSPARPVEVWGERHAYEDGYARWATMLGRGEPIHGVVDSLPEAERTHLASHGVGSVLVVPVDRLHEWWGSLILAHDDEHPWTGGERAALTAVAQMLGAAVDREEQARLLHETERRHRAHIESIPAITYIEDVDPDEPAGYGEVYVSPQVETMLGYTPETWLADGGHWQRVIHPDDYQRVWDESARTTETGEPFMEEYRVRTAWDEWKWVRDESQLVLDDGGKPVFWHGVLTDVTARKEAEAQVAFLAYHDPLTGLANRALFEEMLEAALARARRAGSAVAVLFGDLDGFKDVNDTLGHHAGDVLLRAIADRLEPITRDTDVIARQGGDEFLVLMSDLPVEDGERFGAVATARMMADRIRASLQEPFAIAGTEVTTSMSIGSSIYPLEADDMRSLLARADAAMYEGKRSNGRIDLERRDAG from the coding sequence ATGTCTGTTCCTGCTGCGCCCGAGGGCGACCGGGTGATCATGGCCGTGGCCTCCGCGGCCCGGGTGCTGGCGCACACCCCCTCGTGGGCGGAGGCACTTCCGGACGTTCTCGAGGAGCTGGCTCACGCCACGGGGGCCCGGCACGCCTGCGCATGCGAGAACGTCGAGGACGATGACGGCCGGGTGTGGATGCTCCGTCGCGCGGTCTGGTCCGAACCCTCGCCCGCGCGCCCCGTCGAGGTATGGGGGGAGCGCCACGCGTACGAGGACGGATACGCTCGCTGGGCCACGATGCTCGGACGTGGCGAGCCGATCCACGGCGTGGTCGATTCCTTGCCCGAGGCCGAGCGCACCCACCTCGCGTCCCACGGTGTGGGGTCGGTCCTCGTCGTACCCGTCGATCGGCTGCATGAGTGGTGGGGCTCGCTGATCCTCGCCCACGACGACGAGCACCCGTGGACCGGAGGGGAGCGGGCTGCGCTCACCGCCGTCGCACAGATGCTCGGCGCGGCCGTCGACCGAGAGGAACAGGCTCGCTTGCTGCATGAGACCGAACGCCGGCACCGCGCGCACATCGAGTCGATCCCGGCGATCACCTACATCGAGGACGTCGATCCGGACGAGCCCGCCGGATACGGCGAGGTCTACGTCAGCCCGCAGGTGGAGACGATGCTCGGCTACACCCCGGAGACCTGGCTCGCCGACGGCGGACATTGGCAGCGGGTGATCCACCCCGACGACTACCAGCGGGTCTGGGACGAGAGCGCGCGGACGACCGAGACCGGCGAGCCGTTCATGGAGGAGTACCGGGTGCGCACCGCATGGGACGAGTGGAAGTGGGTGCGCGACGAGTCCCAGCTGGTGTTGGACGACGGGGGCAAGCCTGTGTTCTGGCACGGAGTCCTGACCGACGTCACCGCGCGGAAGGAAGCGGAAGCGCAGGTGGCGTTCCTCGCCTACCACGACCCCTTGACCGGACTCGCCAACCGGGCGTTGTTCGAGGAGATGCTCGAAGCGGCGCTCGCGCGGGCACGCCGTGCCGGCTCGGCGGTCGCGGTCCTGTTCGGCGATCTCGACGGGTTCAAGGATGTGAACGACACGCTCGGTCACCACGCCGGGGACGTGCTGTTGCGTGCGATCGCGGACCGGTTGGAGCCGATCACGCGCGATACCGACGTGATCGCACGCCAAGGCGGCGACGAGTTCCTCGTCCTGATGTCCGACCTGCCGGTCGAGGACGGCGAGCGGTTCGGCGCCGTGGCCACCGCGCGGATGATGGCCGATCGGATCCGGGCCTCGCTCCAGGAACCGTTCGCGATCGCGGGTACCGAGGTCACGACCTCGATGAGCATCGGGTCGAGCATCTATCCGCTGGAGGCCGACGACATGCGCTCCCTGCTCGCGCGCGCCGACGCGGCGATGTACGAGGGCAAGCGCTCGAACGGTCGGATCGACCTCGAGCGCCGCGACGCGGGCTGA
- the sat gene encoding sulfate adenylyltransferase encodes MTENDPIAPHGGTLVNRLKEGAEADGLRAEAANLPKVTVNARELADLEMIAVGALSPLTGFQGEADYRSVLESMHLSNGLPWAIPVTLSLSDDELKRVGGAGAVALTASDGGDPLAVLRVEGTFTRDRENESRSVYGTTELEHPGVKAVHEAGDHCLAGDLDVIALPPHDDFQQYRLTPAQTRAAFNERGWKTVVGFQTRNPIHRAHEYIQKCALEIVDGLLVHPLVGATKADDVPPDVRMRCYEALFDGYYPKDRAMVSVFPAAMRYAGPREAVWHAICRKNYGCTHFIVGRDHAGVGSYYGTYDAQKIFERFEPGELGITTLKFEHSFWCNRCEGMASPKTCPHGEEDRVSLSGTKVREMLRAGQRPPEEFSRSEVADILIAAMKS; translated from the coding sequence ATGACCGAGAACGACCCGATCGCCCCCCACGGCGGTACCCTGGTGAACCGCTTGAAGGAGGGCGCCGAGGCCGACGGGCTCCGCGCCGAGGCCGCGAACCTGCCGAAGGTCACGGTGAACGCTCGCGAGCTGGCCGACCTCGAGATGATCGCCGTGGGCGCGCTCTCGCCGCTCACCGGGTTCCAGGGCGAGGCGGACTACCGTTCGGTGCTGGAGTCGATGCACCTGTCCAACGGGCTCCCCTGGGCGATCCCGGTGACCCTGTCGCTGTCGGACGACGAGCTGAAGAGGGTCGGCGGCGCCGGCGCGGTGGCGCTCACCGCGAGCGACGGTGGCGACCCGTTGGCCGTTCTCCGGGTCGAGGGCACCTTCACGCGCGATCGCGAGAACGAGTCTCGGAGCGTGTACGGCACGACCGAGCTCGAGCATCCCGGCGTGAAGGCGGTCCACGAGGCCGGCGATCATTGCCTCGCCGGCGACCTCGACGTGATCGCTCTGCCCCCCCATGACGACTTCCAGCAGTACCGGTTGACGCCCGCGCAGACGCGAGCCGCGTTCAACGAGCGTGGATGGAAGACGGTCGTGGGGTTCCAGACCCGCAACCCGATCCACCGTGCGCACGAGTACATCCAGAAGTGCGCGCTCGAGATCGTCGACGGACTGCTCGTGCACCCGCTCGTCGGCGCCACGAAGGCCGACGACGTTCCCCCGGACGTTCGGATGCGTTGCTACGAGGCGCTGTTCGACGGCTACTACCCCAAGGATCGCGCGATGGTGTCGGTGTTCCCGGCCGCGATGCGCTACGCGGGCCCGAGGGAGGCAGTCTGGCACGCGATCTGCCGCAAGAACTACGGCTGCACGCACTTCATCGTGGGTCGCGATCACGCCGGCGTCGGGAGCTACTACGGCACCTACGACGCGCAGAAGATCTTCGAACGGTTCGAGCCCGGCGAGCTCGGCATCACGACGCTCAAGTTCGAGCATTCCTTCTGGTGCAATCGGTGCGAAGGCATGGCGTCGCCCAAGACCTGTCCCCACGGCGAGGAGGACCGGGTCTCCCTCTCGGGGACGAAGGTGCGCGAGATGCTTCGCGCCGGGCAGCGCCCGCCCGAGGAGTTCTCCCGCTCCGAGGTCGCCGACATCCTGATCGCAGCGATGAAGAGCTAG
- a CDS encoding phosphoadenylyl-sulfate reductase: MQSDLSSGLSESLSPTTVGELNQRFESAHPSEILRWALEDSGLEPIAIASAFQADGTVAMHLATSIRPDVPILFLETGFQFAETLAFKEQLVARLDLNVVDLVGEHTVEEQERAHGARLYERNPERCCEMNKVRPMFEALRGLAAWVTAYRRDSSPTRADAPILDLYDLEPGRPILKINPMAAWTRRDVWDYLKEYDLPHNPLYDLGYASIGCAPCTRMRLPGEPERAGRWAGKSKWECGIQLTPGTEIGSAPTA; this comes from the coding sequence ATGCAGAGCGATCTCTCCTCAGGCCTCTCCGAAAGCCTCTCGCCGACAACGGTCGGCGAGCTCAACCAGCGGTTCGAGAGTGCCCATCCGAGCGAGATCCTTCGCTGGGCCCTCGAGGATTCGGGCCTGGAGCCGATCGCGATCGCGTCGGCGTTCCAGGCCGACGGAACCGTCGCGATGCATCTGGCCACCTCGATCCGCCCCGACGTTCCGATCCTGTTCCTCGAGACGGGCTTCCAGTTCGCGGAGACGCTCGCGTTCAAGGAGCAACTCGTCGCGCGGCTCGATCTCAACGTCGTCGATCTCGTCGGCGAGCACACGGTCGAGGAGCAGGAGCGCGCACACGGTGCCCGGCTGTACGAACGCAACCCCGAACGCTGCTGCGAGATGAACAAGGTCCGTCCGATGTTCGAAGCCCTCCGGGGTCTGGCCGCGTGGGTGACCGCGTACCGGCGGGATTCGTCCCCCACGCGCGCGGACGCACCGATCCTGGATCTGTACGACCTCGAGCCCGGTCGGCCGATCCTGAAGATCAACCCGATGGCCGCGTGGACCCGTCGCGACGTGTGGGACTACCTGAAGGAATACGATCTGCCGCACAACCCGCTCTACGACCTCGGCTACGCGTCGATCGGCTGCGCCCCGTGCACCCGGATGCGCCTCCCCGGCGAGCCCGAACGCGCGGGACGCTGGGCCGGCAAGTCGAAGTGGGAATGCGGGATCCAGCTCACCCCCGGAACCGAGATTGGCTCGGCTCCCACCGCCTGA
- the proC gene encoding pyrroline-5-carboxylate reductase has protein sequence MTGRKVAFLGGGRMGEALVSGLIRSGGRSVDEIIITTRREERAQELAGKYGVNATLTDPAAIEWADTLVLTVKPQDMDDLLGQIAPNVREDQFVVSFAAGIRTSFVEKRLAPGVPVVRVMSNVAVLVDEAMSVVCAGAHADDKHLAEAEELLGYVGKVVRLSESNLDAITATSGSGPAYFFLLAEAMIEACILLGLARDVATELIVQTMLGSAKMLRDTGMHPVELREMVTSPGGTTIAAIRILEETGVRAAFLNAIDAASKRSAELAQGGDEDDD, from the coding sequence ATGACCGGACGCAAGGTCGCTTTCCTCGGCGGCGGCAGGATGGGCGAGGCCCTGGTTTCGGGTCTGATCCGCTCGGGTGGCCGGAGCGTCGACGAGATCATCATCACGACCCGTCGTGAGGAACGCGCGCAGGAACTGGCCGGCAAGTACGGGGTCAACGCCACTCTCACCGATCCGGCGGCGATCGAGTGGGCCGACACCCTCGTCCTGACGGTCAAGCCGCAGGACATGGACGATCTCCTCGGGCAGATCGCCCCGAACGTGCGCGAGGACCAGTTCGTCGTCAGCTTCGCCGCGGGGATCCGCACGAGCTTCGTGGAGAAACGTCTGGCCCCCGGCGTCCCGGTCGTCCGCGTGATGTCGAACGTCGCGGTGCTCGTCGACGAGGCGATGTCCGTCGTGTGCGCGGGAGCGCATGCCGACGACAAGCACCTCGCCGAGGCGGAGGAGCTGCTCGGATACGTCGGCAAGGTCGTGCGGCTGTCCGAGTCGAACCTGGACGCGATCACCGCGACGAGCGGCAGCGGGCCCGCGTATTTCTTCCTGCTGGCCGAGGCGATGATCGAGGCCTGCATCCTGCTGGGGCTCGCGCGCGACGTCGCGACGGAACTGATCGTTCAGACGATGCTCGGTTCGGCCAAGATGCTCCGGGACACCGGCATGCATCCCGTCGAGCTGCGCGAGATGGTGACCTCGCCCGGGGGGACCACGATCGCCGCGATCCGGATCCTCGAGGAGACCGGGGTGCGCGCGGCGTTCCTCAACGCGATCGACGCAGCGAGCAAGCGCTCTGCCGAGCTGGCACAGGGCGGCGACGAGGACGACGACTGA
- a CDS encoding helix-turn-helix transcriptional regulator, with protein sequence MRPGARLLWTARRRAGLSQRALSRRSGVPQPTISRIERELESPSADLLARLVDACGMELAVIERAGRGVDRTLILEQLRGSPSQRGRDAARGAEVLERLGAARPVDREAG encoded by the coding sequence ATGAGGCCTGGTGCACGGCTGTTGTGGACGGCCCGTCGACGGGCCGGTCTCTCCCAACGGGCCCTCTCGCGTCGGTCGGGGGTCCCCCAGCCCACGATCTCCAGGATCGAGCGTGAGCTGGAATCCCCGAGTGCCGATCTGCTCGCGCGGCTCGTCGACGCCTGCGGGATGGAGCTCGCCGTGATCGAGCGCGCCGGGCGGGGCGTCGACCGCACCCTGATCCTGGAGCAGCTGCGCGGTTCTCCCTCTCAGCGAGGGCGTGACGCAGCGCGCGGAGCCGAAGTCCTCGAGCGCCTGGGAGCGGCACGCCCCGTCGATCGCGAGGCGGGGTGA
- a CDS encoding aldehyde dehydrogenase family protein, which translates to MAEQFRVTYATMSADNEQLHEGYEEGIEQAKAELGRTIPVVVNGEERPGEGSYDIHSPTDSDLKLATISMATTQDVQDAIASAKASALEWDRMGWRKRVEIMRAAADLITERRNLLSALMAMEVGKNRLEALGDVEETADLIRWNAKEMEDHEGFKVPMQSMGAGGEYYDVLRPYGVWAVISPFNFPMALSGGPSSGALVAGNTVVFKPANQGALLGWKLYEIYRDAGVPPGAFHYLPGRGSIVGDAIVHHKDVQGITFTGSYEVGMGIYKTFASDYPKPAICEMGGKNPTIVTKNADLDAATDGVMRSAFGFGGQKCSACSRVYVEREVHDEFVSLLSSKTEQIEVGNPLDRGVFLGPVINDAAVQTYEKASDEARKNGEIVTGGERITEGDLGRGTFVKPTVATVPLDSWLWNTELFVPFVTVAPFEELDEAIDLANDTEYGLTAGFFSEDEAEQQEWLDRIQAGVIYVNRRAGSTTGAWPGVQPFGGWKGSGTTGKAGGGPYYVTQYMREQSRTVIED; encoded by the coding sequence ATGGCTGAGCAGTTCCGCGTGACCTACGCCACGATGTCTGCGGACAACGAACAGCTCCACGAGGGGTACGAGGAGGGGATCGAGCAGGCCAAGGCCGAGCTCGGCAGGACGATCCCGGTCGTGGTCAACGGCGAGGAGCGACCGGGCGAGGGCAGCTACGACATCCACTCTCCGACCGACTCCGACCTCAAGCTCGCCACGATCTCGATGGCGACCACCCAAGACGTGCAGGACGCGATCGCCTCGGCGAAGGCCTCCGCCCTCGAGTGGGACCGGATGGGGTGGCGCAAGCGCGTGGAGATCATGCGCGCGGCGGCCGACCTGATCACCGAGCGACGCAACCTGCTCTCGGCGCTGATGGCGATGGAGGTCGGAAAGAACCGCCTCGAGGCCCTCGGCGATGTCGAGGAAACCGCCGACCTGATCCGGTGGAACGCCAAGGAGATGGAGGATCACGAAGGCTTCAAGGTCCCGATGCAATCGATGGGTGCGGGGGGGGAGTACTACGACGTGCTCCGTCCCTACGGGGTGTGGGCCGTGATCAGCCCGTTCAACTTCCCGATGGCCCTGTCGGGCGGTCCGTCGTCGGGGGCGCTCGTCGCCGGGAACACCGTCGTGTTCAAGCCGGCGAACCAGGGTGCGCTGCTCGGATGGAAGCTCTACGAGATCTATCGGGACGCGGGCGTGCCACCGGGCGCGTTCCACTACCTCCCGGGTCGCGGATCGATCGTCGGCGACGCGATCGTGCACCACAAGGACGTCCAGGGGATCACCTTCACCGGCTCGTACGAGGTCGGGATGGGCATCTACAAGACGTTCGCCTCGGACTACCCGAAGCCCGCGATCTGCGAGATGGGTGGCAAGAACCCGACGATCGTCACGAAGAACGCCGACCTCGACGCGGCCACCGACGGAGTGATGCGGTCCGCGTTCGGGTTCGGCGGGCAGAAGTGTTCCGCGTGTTCGCGCGTCTACGTCGAGCGCGAGGTCCACGACGAGTTCGTCTCGCTGCTCAGCTCCAAGACCGAGCAGATCGAGGTCGGCAACCCGCTCGACCGGGGCGTCTTCCTCGGCCCGGTGATCAATGACGCGGCGGTCCAGACCTACGAGAAGGCCTCGGACGAGGCGCGCAAGAACGGCGAGATCGTCACCGGCGGCGAGCGGATCACCGAGGGCGATCTGGGCCGCGGCACGTTCGTGAAGCCGACGGTCGCGACGGTGCCGCTCGATTCCTGGCTCTGGAACACCGAGCTGTTCGTGCCGTTCGTGACCGTCGCCCCGTTCGAGGAGCTCGACGAGGCGATCGACCTGGCCAACGACACCGAGTACGGCCTGACGGCCGGGTTCTTCAGCGAGGACGAAGCCGAACAGCAGGAGTGGCTCGATCGGATCCAGGCCGGTGTGATCTACGTGAACCGCCGGGCGGGCTCCACCACGGGCGCGTGGCCGGGTGTTCAGCCCTTCGGCGGCTGGAAGGGCTCGGGCACGACGGGCAAGGCCGGCGGTGGTCCCTACTACGTCACCCAGTACATGCGGGAACAGTCCCGCACGGTGATCGAGGACTAG
- a CDS encoding fumarylacetoacetate hydrolase family protein, producing the protein MRLVTFDRRGHRRLGAILGGGVVDLPDLVGHPAFPATLEALVSRNGGTVLDAAREALARDEAARFVVRDATLLPPVYPESLRSDDAMDGVRALVGSGAEVGWPRGAGWLEYRPKIAAIVRRSVRGLSSEEVPDAIFGYTLVSDWAAHDATGMPAPAASPLPVAVGPCVVTADELDPQGTILTVRVDGEQRLRSSLNGTTHHLAAAIARASKIHALGPGEAFAAGPFGAGPHDYDRQLWPGALVELEAEGIGTLTTRLSRAVAA; encoded by the coding sequence GTGAGGCTCGTGACATTCGACCGGAGGGGGCACCGGCGGCTGGGCGCGATCCTCGGAGGAGGGGTGGTCGATCTGCCTGATCTCGTCGGGCACCCGGCCTTCCCCGCCACCTTGGAAGCCCTCGTGTCGAGGAACGGCGGCACCGTCCTCGATGCGGCCCGGGAAGCCCTAGCGCGGGACGAGGCAGCACGCTTCGTCGTCCGCGACGCCACGCTGCTCCCACCCGTCTACCCCGAGTCGCTCCGCAGCGACGACGCGATGGACGGGGTCCGGGCACTCGTCGGCTCCGGCGCCGAGGTCGGCTGGCCCCGCGGGGCAGGATGGCTGGAGTACCGACCGAAGATTGCCGCGATCGTGCGCAGGTCGGTTCGCGGACTGTCCTCCGAAGAAGTCCCCGACGCGATCTTCGGCTACACGCTCGTCAGCGACTGGGCGGCGCACGATGCCACGGGTATGCCCGCCCCGGCCGCCTCACCCCTGCCCGTCGCGGTGGGACCGTGCGTCGTCACCGCCGACGAGCTCGATCCGCAGGGAACCATCCTCACGGTGCGCGTCGACGGGGAACAGCGGCTCCGCAGCAGCCTCAACGGTACGACGCACCATCTGGCAGCCGCGATCGCTCGTGCGTCGAAGATCCACGCGCTCGGTCCGGGCGAGGCGTTCGCTGCCGGCCCGTTCGGTGCCGGTCCGCACGACTACGACCGGCAGCTGTGGCCGGGCGCTCTGGTGGAACTCGAAGCGGAGGGCATCGGCACCCTCACGACGCGCTTGTCCCGCGCCGTCGCCGCGTAG
- a CDS encoding HD domain-containing phosphohydrolase: MTDFPPATGTAATAVDPESPALHAQLVVFARELGELYALERQRSRDLEHALGSLEETYLATMTSLAQVVEAKDAATRGHLDRTTKYGMALAERIDPELARRPELAHAFFLHDIGKVGIPENILCKAGPLDDEEWGVMRSHPMIGAQIVAPIRFLDGAVEVIRHHHERFDGRGYPEGLKGEQIPIAARIFSVADSFDAMTSDRPYRGALAIERALEEISGGAGTQFDPEVVTGFLDLMRDQDLVHEAHEHAHV, encoded by the coding sequence ATGACCGACTTCCCTCCTGCCACGGGCACTGCCGCCACGGCGGTCGATCCCGAGAGCCCTGCGCTCCACGCGCAGCTCGTCGTCTTCGCGCGCGAGCTGGGCGAGCTCTACGCGCTCGAGCGCCAACGCAGCCGCGATCTCGAGCACGCGCTCGGGAGCCTGGAGGAGACCTACCTCGCGACGATGACCTCCCTCGCGCAGGTGGTCGAGGCGAAGGACGCCGCGACGCGCGGTCATCTCGACCGGACGACGAAGTACGGGATGGCGCTCGCCGAGCGGATCGATCCCGAACTGGCTCGGCGGCCCGAGCTCGCCCACGCCTTCTTCCTCCACGACATCGGGAAGGTCGGGATCCCCGAGAACATCCTCTGCAAGGCCGGTCCACTCGATGACGAGGAGTGGGGCGTGATGCGTTCCCACCCGATGATCGGAGCGCAGATCGTGGCGCCGATCCGGTTCCTCGATGGAGCGGTCGAGGTGATCCGCCACCACCACGAGCGGTTCGACGGACGCGGGTATCCGGAGGGGCTCAAGGGCGAACAGATCCCGATCGCCGCTCGGATATTCTCCGTCGCCGATTCGTTCGACGCGATGACGAGCGATCGCCCCTATCGGGGTGCGCTCGCGATCGAGCGGGCACTCGAGGAGATCTCCGGTGGTGCCGGAACCCAGTTCGACCCCGAGGTGGTCACCGGGTTCCTCGACCTGATGCGTGACCAGGATCTGGTCCACGAGGCGCACGAACACGCCCACGTCTGA